DNA from Synechococcus elongatus PCC 6301:
TCATGGCAATTCTGCGTCAGAGTGCGCTGTATGCCCCAACCTTTGATAAGAAGCTGTCGCGACTACTTAGCCATCAGTACGATAACCCCAACTTCCCAACGACTCACTTGGCGAAAGATCTCCGATTGTTCCGGGAAACTGCAGCGGATCTTGGGATCACAACGGATGCAGTCGAAGGAGTTGAGTCCATTGTCCAAAAAGCGATCGCCCAAGGTTGGGGCGATCAAGATTATTCAGCCCTCTACGAGGCGATTAATCCTGATTCAAACTAATCTGCTATTCACCAGTAGATCGCGATCTCCGTTGCTGAAACCAGTCACGGAGAAGCTGTCCACAAGGCTCAGCTAAGATGCCAGCCAGGACAGATAAATGATGATGGGAGACTGGACTATCAGGTAAATTGAGGAGCGATCGAATTGCCCCAGCTTTGGGGTCATCAGCGGCATAAATCAATTGCCCAAGCCTAGCCTGAATGATAGCTCCTGCGCACATAGGGCAGGGTTCAAGAGTGACGTAAAGGTGACAGTCACTAAGGCGCCAATCACCGATCCGAGCTGCTGCTGCCCGAATCGCTATTATCTCTGCATGGCCACAGGGGTCACGATCGCGTTCGCGACGGTTTTGTCCGGTGGCTAACAGGTGCCCTTGATGGACAATCACTGCGCCAATTGGTATTTCGCCTGCTGTCCCTGCGATCACTGCCTGCTCGTAGGCGATCGTCATCCAGCGATGATGGGTTTCGTATTCGGGATTCGCGATCGACGGTGGAGGAGGTGCAGCCATGATCACGTTCCTTGAAGTATTAGGAATGTTGTCGTTCGGTGAGGGGCATCTGCCCAACCTATCGGGGGACCTATCGACTTAAGGCAGTTGCTTGCTGACAAGCTTGCAAAAAATTCTGAATTAACCAGGGCTTGCCTCCAAAGTGAAGATGGAGATAGGAGGCATGGAGATTGGGCTGACTGTAGCCTTCTCCATAGTGCAGAGATCCATCAAAGTTTTGGAGCTGGAAGAGCGGCTGTGCGATCGGCTCTCGCAGGCTGGAACGGTGGAATTCATGACCCCAAACTACCTGTCCTTTTTGCAGCAAAGGACTCGCCTGTTGGGCTGTTGCTTCTCGATAGCCCAAGGTTAAGCGAGAACCCATTTGTGCTGTTGCTGCGATCGCTCCAACCATTGGATATTGCGTCTGCTCAAAGTCAATGATGTGCTGACGGAGATACATCAAACCGCCACATTCGGCATAGCAGGGAATCCCTTGAGTGATCGCAGTCTGCACGGCTTGACGTGCGAGTAAATTATCACTCAACTCAGCTGCAAAAACCTCAGGAAATCCACCACCTAGATAGAGTCCTTGGACACCTGCTGGGAGTTGTCGATCTTGAAGGGGACTCCACTCAATTAACTCTGCTCCAGCAGCACGTAGTAGATCGAAGTTGTCAGCATAGTAGAAATTAAAGGCCCGATCTCGAGCGATCGCAATGGGAACTGATGACTTTAGAGAGATTGATGGGGTGGTAGACTTGAAAGCCGTGCTATTTAAATCAGAATTTGAAAGCAATGGTTCTAGTCGATTCCAATCAAAACACTGTTGACCCAAAACAGCAAGACGATCGATGACCGATTGTAAGTGGGGGAGCTCCGATGTTGGAATTAGGCCCAAATGGCGATCGGGAATTTGAATCTCATCCTGTCTCCTTAGAACACCGAGAATTGGAATTTCTAAGGGCTCTAAAGCATCTTTCAGTAACTCTAAATGACGATCGCTGCCAACCCGATTGAGGACAAGCCCAGCAATCTTGAGGCGAGAATCAAAGTTTTGATAGCCATAAGCGATCGCAGCGATCGACCGAGCAGTACTACTGCAGTTCAAGACTAGGAGGATTGGAAGATTGAGAATCCTAGCGATATGGGCAGTACTGGCAGTATCTGTTTTGCCAGTTAGACCATCAAACAAGCCCATCACACCTTCAACTAAAGTGTAGTCTGCGGTTTGGCTGTGCTGCTGAAAGCAATGTTGAACGTAATCCTCATCAGTCAGGATTGGATCTAAATTTCGACAATCTCGACCCGTCACAAATCGATGAAACATCGGGTCAATGTAGTCAGGTCCAACTTTGAAAGATTGAACAGATGCCTGACGAGCTTTCAGGGCAGCGAGTAAGGTGAGAGTCGTAGTAGTTTTGCCAACACCGCTACGTTCACCAGCAATAATGAGAGCCATCGGTTAGTAGTAGCGCGGGGTATAAAGCCAGTGGCGACCAGCTGATTCAAACTGACGCGTTTTACTAGAACCAATTAAGACAACGGTATTCATATCAACTAGATCAGCCGATAACTCAGCTAGATCAATGATTTGAATAGATTGCTTTTCTCGGCCAATGTTTCTCGCCAAGAGAACGGGTGTCTCTGGCGATCGCCAAGCCAACAGTAAGTCCCGTGCCGCCTCCAATTGCCATCGTCTAGTTTGGGAGACTGGGTTATAAAACGCGATCGCAAAATCTGCCTGTGCTGCTGCTGTAATTCGTTCAGCAATAATCTCCCATGGCTTGAGAATATCCGAGAGAGAAATCGTGCAAAAATCATGACCAAGTGGTGCACCGACCTGGGCTGCAGCTGCCTGCATTGCAGAAATTCCTGGACAGATGCGAATATCAAGCGTTTGCCAATCTAGATTTTCTGCAGTTTCCAAGACTTCAAATACTGCTGCTGCCATCGCATAAATACCCGGATCGCCGGAAGAAATGACAGCAACCTGTCGACCGATAGCAGCTAAATCCAAAGCATATCGAGCTCGATCAAGCTCAACCCGATTATCAGAATCATGACGCTGGGTCTGAGGCGATCGCCAAGGCTCAGCTAGATTTAGATAGGTTTTATAGCCCACCCAATCAGTAGCGTGCTGCAGCATTTGTCGCGCTTCTGGAGTCAACCATTCGGCTGAGCCGGGGCCAAGGCCAACGATACTTACCCGTCCACAAGCTTGGCCAATTATTTCGGGTTGGATTGGTTCTTCTGCGATCGCAATAGCGATTGTGGAATTTTCAGCTAGTATTTGAATATCAGAGCCAAGGATGCGCCTAGCCTGGTCACTTGCTGTTGCTGTCGGTGATTCTCGAATCAAGCGGACAGAGACTTGAAATTTGGCAGCGATCGCTTGAAGAGTTGCATGATTAGCCAGTTCAAATGGCACTCCGATTAAAGCGATTGCATCAGGGGCAATCTGATTGTCTGATAATAAATGATCGATTGCGGAAATAGTCTCAGAAATATCGAAATTATCTTGTGATTGGATGAAGATCCCAATGTTTTTAGAATAGTAAGTTAGACACTGAGGCGGTGGCTGCTGAAGCTGATGTGTCACTTGAATACAATAGGTTGCTTCAGGATCAAAAGGTAGCCTTGTCGTTTTTAGCCAAGCTGCTTGGCCCTCAATCCGTACTGGCTGGCCATTGAGAAGATCCGCAATGAAAGTCTTAGCTGTGGACGGAAAGGCTAACTGATAGCCCGAGGGGGGGGATAAGAGAGTTGTTTGAAAGCGGATAGCCCCGGTCGTTGTGATCGCTGCATGTGATTGCAAAACTTGAGCAAGCTGCTGAGCCAGCTGATTCGCTCCTTGGAGACTACCGAGCAATGGAACCACCGAGCTGCCGTCTTCTGCGATTGCTAATACAGCAGGCTCTTGCCATTTGTTATTTAGGACTGGTGCCAAAGCTCTAATTAAAATCCCCGCCGAACAGATGCCAATAATAGTCTGACCTTGCTGAAATAGGTTGCGAATCGTCTCTCCAAAATCCTGATAAGTTTGATCGGCAGACTCAGTCCGTTTCTGCAACCCATAGATCATGGAATCGGGCAAGCATTGTTTGACTTGAGTCGCTGTTGCAAAACTCAGCTCGTTCAGGATGACAATTGCGATCGTTGTCATTGGGGCTGAGTCTGGCTAGGAATTAAAATAAGTGCCCAGTAGGGAACTGCCTGAGGGTCAACCGTTTTAATGTCTAGGATCTGCTGATTTGCTTGAGTTGCCCGCTCAATATAACGTGCTCGATCAAGAAGATTAAGCTCAGCTAAAATAGATTTAACTTTGGCAAAATGACGGCCAAGTTTGATAATAATTGCAGAGTCAACCTGACTTAGGCGATCGCGTAAGGTCTCTGCATCTAGGGTCGCTGGCATGATGCTCAAGACATCATTTCGATAGGTGATCGGTGCCCCTAACATGGCTGCACTCGCAAAGGTTGAGGAAATACCAGGCACCACTTCAGTCTGAAACTGGTCGGCAAGGCGATTAAATAAATACATGAAGGTTCCATATAGCATGGGGTCACCTTCGCAGAGAACAGCTACGTCTTGTCCTGCGGTTAAATGCTGAGCAATCTTAATCGCTGCTTGATCGTAATAGGGTTGTGATGATCGCTCCACACTGAAGGGCAGAGGCATGGGAATTTCAATCTGATCTGTGCGGATATAATCTGCAACGATTGATCGCGCTAGGGCCTTGCCATTCTCTAGCGTCGGATAAGCAATCACAGGCACTTGCTTAAGAATCCGATAGGCTTTGAGCGTCAGTAGCTCTGGATCGCCAGGCCCAATGCCGAGCCCGTAGAGACGACCAGTAGAACTCATAGTTCACTCTCCTGAGCGATCGCGTTCACTGCTGCAGCCGCGATCGCACTGCCGCCGCGACGACCATGAAGGGTCATAAAAGGAACATTACGAGAGTTCTCAGCAAGGGCTTGCTTTGATTCGATAGCTCCGACAAAGCCAACTGGAAAGCCTAAGATCACAGCAGGGCGGTCAGTCGTTTCATCAAGGATTTCCAGTAAGCGAAAGAGCGCGGTGGGTGCATTGCCAATGACAACAACTGAACCCTGTAATTGCGATCGCCATAGCTCCATTGCTGCAGCTGAGCGAGTGTTGTTAATTTGCTGTGCGATCGCGGGCACTTCGGGTTCATTCAAGGTACAAATCACTGGATTCTCAGCAGGTAATCGCTTACGGGTAATGCCATTGGCGACCATTTGAGAATCACAAAGAATAGGACATCCATCCTTGAGTGCTTGACGTCCTGAAACTAATGCTGTAGCTGAGGCTTCAAAGTCTTGAACAATGTCAGTCATCCCACAAGCGTGGATGAGACGGACTACAACCGTAGCCAAGTCCTCTGGCAAATGGCTAAGACAAGCCTCTTCACGAATAATGCAAAAAGACTTTTTATAGATGTCAGTGCCATTCCGAATGTAGTCGAACATGTGCCGAGCTAATGTACTCCGAATCTAAAGTAGAACTGGAACAATAGTATTCAGATCAAACTGCGACCGCAGCAGAAACTGAACGAGAGACTCCGAAGTTGATTGTCTGTGTTTCTGATAGCGCTTTAAAACCTCTGTTATGAATGAGATGACCTGATGAAAACTCAGGCTGGGACCTGAGATTCGATCAAAGCGATCGCTATCTCCAAAGAAGATATTATATCGTTCGTTTGGCTTTTGCTCTTCAGGAGAATCAGCTGCAAGAATCGTAATCTCTGCTGGACTTGACTGAGCACAAAACTTAGAACAAGCACTGATATGAATATTAATTGGATCGAGTGCTTGGCAAACTTGATCAATGGCTTGTTGCAACCGTTCTGCAAGAGGTTGCGTTGGAACTATTGCTGCTTGACAAACAGGGTGACCCGCACAAGCAATGATCACAGGTTCTTTAGCAGTTGTTGCAAAGCCTAACTCTTGGAACCGCTGCTGAGCCTCGATTACTTCACTCTTGTTTAGGTTGGGAACGATGAGGCTTTGCCAGGGTGTTAACCGTATCTCTTGGCAGTTTAGGGCTTCTAGAATTTGAATTAAAGCTGTGAGTTGTAAACCTGTGATCTGGCCAAGAAAAGAACGAATGCCCAGATAAAAAAGATCTGGATTGCTTTGGGGATAAAAGCCAAACTGTCGATAGGGCTGGCTGACTGGAAGCGATTGTTGAGTTGTCTCTAGAGACTGTCGCGATCGCTCTTGGATGACTTGTAAGAATTGCTCTAATCCCCAACTTTCGATCAGTGAGTGCAAACGGGGTTTACCTTGCCGACCTGCCTTCACTTCTTGGTTGCTATATTCGTAATAAATCGCAGTCAGTGTAGCAATCGTTGGGAGTAGCTGATCAGGAGTGATGATGTAACCAGTATCAATTAGCTGTTTTTTAACTGCCAGTTGTAGTAGAAAGGGAATCTCTTGCTGATTGGTCTGAATAGCAGTCAGTTGAACATCATTCAGACGATGTTCCCAGGCAACAGGCGATCGCGTGCCAATACCGACAGATCCACCCCCATCTAGACCAATGCTGAACTTAGCGGAAAGTTCACCATATTCAGGATGTTGTTGCAAAAACTGATCGATCTGTTGAATATATGGGCGAGTGTCGAGCAGCTCTTCTGGGTCAATCCCTGCGGTGGGACTAGCCATCAAATTGCGGAGGTGATCGGTCTGCGGATGAGTTGCTGCTAAACCAACGGCTTGCAGCTGATTCAGCTCAGACGAATCGATCGCTCGTTGAACACCGCGAATTTGCAGATTAGCGCGATTGGTAACCTGCACCTGATCGCACTGAAGCGTTGTTAGTAAATTGGCAATAACTTTTAGCTGGTTTAGATGTAGAGTCCCAGCAGGAATGCGAATACGCAGTAAAAAACCATCCTGAGCCCGAGTGCCATAAAATACCCCCGGGCAAGCATTCGCTTGTGTCAACCAACTCATCGCGATCGCCTTCTCTGTGCTGCGCAGAGAACTTCAGCAAATGAGTGTCTTTTCGACACTCCTCAAGGCTGGCATTCTGACTCCATGGGCTTCTAGATATCTCTATCAAGAGCAATCACATTGATAGCCGATTGTGATACCTAAAAGTTGATTACAGTTGCGGCACAGTACCGGAATCACACCGGACTTTCCCAATCCTTAAGTCTCAGCAGCATAGCATGGGGCTGGTCACTGCTTGCGGGAGCATTACTTTTTACGAAGACAATGGATACTCCTTCCTTAACTCCGTGGCTATCGATCGTTGGGATTAGCGAAGAAGGATGGCTGGCCCTAACCCCGATCGCACAGCAATGTATCCTGCAAGCCGACATTCTCGTGGGCAGCGATCGCCATTTTGATCTTCTGCCTTCCCTGCCAGGTGCGGAACAATGGCGCTGGGGATCCCCGTTTTCCGCCACGATCACCCAAATCCTCGAGCGGCGCGGCCAATCTATTTGCATCCTCGCCAGTGGCGACCCAATGTGCTACGGCGTTGGGAGTTTGCTGGCACAACGCTTGCCGCTGACTGAACTCCAGATTCTGCCTGCACCCTCGGCCTTTAGTTTGGCCTGCTCTCGCTTGGGCTGGGCTTTGCCGGAAGTGGAAACCCTGAGCCTTTGCGGTCGCGATCCAGCGTTACTTAACGCGCTACTTTATCCTGGCGCCAAGATTTTGGCCCTCAGTGCCGATCGCTCGACTCCAGCCACGATCGCAGAGCAACTCTGTCAGCAGGGCTGGGGGTCAAGTCGGCTCACGGTTTTAGAACATCTGGGCGGCCCTAAGGAGCGAAAAATTAGTGAAATAGCCGAGCACTGGTCTCAGCCCACGATCGCCTCTCTCAACACCGTGGCGATTGAATGCCATGCCCGCGATCGCGACTTGATTGTGCCGCCCCGCCTGACTGGACTGCCTGATGCGGCCTACCACCATGATGGGCAACTGACCAAACGGGAAGTGCGAGCGATCACGCTAGCTGCGCTAGCTCCCCTGCCCGGCCAACTGCTCTGGGATGTGGGTGCCGGCTGTGGGTCGATCGGCATTGAATGGATGCGTAGCGATCGCCGCTGTCGAGCGATCGCCATTGAGCAGCATCCGCAGCGGCTGCAAATCATTACACAGAATGCGATCGCCCTCGGGGTTCCGAACCTGCAAGTGGTTGCCGGTTCAGCACCGGCTACGCTGAGTGGCTTGCCCCAACCGGATGCCATCTTCATCGGTGGCGGTGTCACTGCTCCAGGTGTGCTCGATCAATGCTGGCAAGCGCTGCCGATGGGTGGGCGGCTAGTTGTTAACGCCGTTACCCTCGAAAGCGAGCAAGTCGTTTTGGCTGGACAGCAGCGCTGGGGGGGAGATTTAATCCGTGTGGCGGTGCAGCGAGCGGAACCGATCGGCCGCTTTCTCGGCTGGAAATCGCTGGCACCGATCACGCAATGGACGGTCAAAAAAACAGCCTAGGCGATCGCGCCTAAGCTGCTTAAGACAGACAGGAGGACTGGACAGGGAAGCGACTAGTGCAACAACTCCAAATAGTCACGGATCTGATTGCGTCGTCGCGGATGCCGCAGCTTTTGCAGGGCCTTAGCCTCAATCTGGCGAACTCGCTCACGCGATAGGTCGAGCACTTGCCCAATTTCAGCGAGGGAATAAATCTGCCCATCGCGCAGACCAAACCGCATCCGAATTACATCGCGTTCGCGGTGATTGAGTTCGAGCAATAACCGCTGCAGATCATTGCTGAGGGATTCCTGAGTCAATCGTTCTTCTGGGGTGAAATCGGTGGTTTCCAGCAAATCCCCTAGCTCCGTATCCTTTTCCTTGCCAACACGGGTTTCTAGGGAAATCGATTTGGGCACCCGCAACAGGACTTCCCGCACTTGATCGGGGGTCATCTCAAGTTCTTGAGCAATCTCCTCAAGGTTGGCAGTTCTGCCCTTTGTTTGCGCAATTTTGCGCTGGGCTTTTTTGATCCGGTTTAATTTCTCCGTCACATGGACGGGCAAGCGAATCGTCCGACTTTGGGTTGCGATCGCGCGGGTAATTCCCTGACGAATCCACCAATAGGCATAGGTACTAAATCGATAGCCTTTCGTCGGGTCGAACTTCTCAACAGCCCGCTCTAGTCCTAGGGTGCCTTCTTGAACGAGATCGAGAAGCTCTAGTCCTCGGTTTTGATATTTTTTAGCGACGGAAACAACTAAACGGAGGTTGGCCTTGATCATGTGATCTTTAGCTCGCTGGCCTTCTTTGCAGACCTGCTTTAATTCCTCAAGATCGAGCTGGCAGACTTCAGCCCAGCGATGCAGCCCCAGTTGTAGTGCTTGGCGTAATTCAGTCAAGGAACAATCGACAATCTTGGCCCAAGCTTCAAAGGAAGGACGGTGACCCAGCTGCGCGGTCAGGCGATCGCGGCCTTCCTGCAGGTCAACGTAATCCTTGAGAACCCCTCCTTCTTCAACGGCGACGCAATTCCGAACCGCCAACAACTGCATGTAGCGCTGCACCCACCGTGCCTCACTCACCTCTTCATCGCGCCCAAGGAGACGGACTCGCCCGATGTCTTGTAAATACAGCCGAATCAGATCGGTTGACTGGCGGCTAGAGACCGCTGTTTCCACGGCTTCAGAACTTGGAGTTTCTGACAAGTTAGCGACGTCAGACGAAACTGCTTCGTATTCCGTGGAATGAGTGAAATAGGCAGCCGTCATGGTGAATATCCAGTTTATTACAGGGATAACGACTGGCTGGAGCGATGCAATATTTTGCCGTCGACTTCAAGGCCAGTGCTTATCTGGAAAATAGTCTCTCTATAAAAAATAAAATTCTTGCCAGTGCCCCAGCTCTCTTTAGATTTTGGCCAAAATGTAAGTCCTCGGTAAAGCCCAGATGTTGCTTTGATATTTGCCCAGTTCAGTGCTTGGTTTCTTGAACTTTTGTATCCCTCTAGCTCACCATTGAGAACCATCAAGAATTCTGAGAAAACATGTGGCATCAACGCTGAGTTTGCATTGTTGGCGATCGCTCGTCTGAAATGACTCCCCTACTCGGAATCCAGCCTAGAGGGCCATTGCGGCTTTGCCCTAGGAGAATCGTGATTCTATGAGTGAGCCTCTGGGCTCTGGGGGCGCTGGAAAGGGTGCTTGCCTGCTGGCTTGGGGCTGTTAGAGCTGCAAAAATCTTTCTCAATGCGGCGTCCAGCCCCGCTTGGCTGTATTCTTGTTTCTCGACAGCGCCGAGTATGATGGAGGTTCCCCGCAATTCCCAGGAATGGGTCGGAACTCTTTAGCGCTTCATGCTCTTCATTTCCCTGTATGACGCAGCAGCTCGTAAAATCTGTGAGCAAAACTGGTTTTCGCTGGTGCTTCTCGAGCAGGTTTAGAGTCTTGGCATGATGGACAGAAGCGCGAGTCTACAGAAGCTGTCATTACCAAAACTCTGTGTGCCGATGCGCCGCCAGACAATGGGCGCAGAGTTGTCTGCTTTCGCTATCGATGCTGTTTGGGGTTAGGAGGTTGTCATTGTCACAGGGCTATCGCGTTGCAATTCTTGGAGCGACCGGTGCAGTTGGCACTGAGCTACTGCAGATCCTAGAAGAGCGTCAGTTTCCGATCGCTGAGTTACGGCTGTTAGCTTCCCCTCGTTCTGCGGGCCAAACCCTGACTTTTGCAGGAGAAACGCTGACGATCCAAGAAGCGACTCCCAGCGCCTTCCAAGGTCTTGATATCGTCTTAGCCTCCGCGGGGGGCAGCACCTCCAAAGCGTTGGCAGAAGCGATCGTGGCTGCGGGTGCTGTCATGATCGATAACTCCAGCGCCTTTCGGATGGATCCGACAGTCCCCTTAGTAGTGCCTGAGGTCAATCCAGAAGCCGCAGCCCAGCACCAAGGCATCATCGCTAACCCTAACTGCACGACAATTTTGATGGCGATCGCGCTGTGGCCGTTGCAGCAGCGCCATCCGATCCGCCGGATTGTGGTCTCCACCTACCAATCGGCTAGTGGTGCTGGGGCGCGGGCGATGGCAGAAGTCCAAGAGCAAAGCCGAGCCATTCTTGCCGGTCAACCCGCGATCGCTGAAATCCTGCCCTATCCCTTGGCTTTCAACCTCTTCCCCCACAACTCGCCTCTGACTGAGTCGGGCTACTGCGAAGAAGAGCTGAAGATGCTCAACGAAAGTCGTAAGATTTTTGGCCTGCCCGACCTTAAGCTGACGGCTACCTGTGTGCGAGTGCCTGTGCTGCGTGCTCACTCAGAAGCCATTAACGTCGAATTCACGGAGCCGTTCTCGGTGGCTGAAGCCCGGGAAGCGATCGCAGCTGCTCCTGGGGCGAGACTGCTAGAAGACTGGGACCGCAACTACTTCCCGATGCCGATTGAAGCCAGCGGCGAGGATGACGTCTTAGTCGGACGTATCCGTCAGGATCTGTCGGAACCAAACGCCTTGGAATTGTGGATCTGTGGCGATCAGATTCGCAAAGGTGCAGCTCTCAATGCAGTGCAGATTGCCGAACTACTGGTGAAACGCCAGTGGCTGCGATCGCCGGCTCTGACTCACTAAACGTTTGCAGCACGCGATGCCCCAGCCTTATCCCTTCGGCCGTGTGATCACGGCCATGATTACTCCATTCAATGCCGAGGGCCAGGTGGCCTACGACATTGCTCAGTCCTTAGCTGTCCACCTGGTTGAACAGGGCAGTGATGGCCTTGTGATTTGTGGCACCACTGGTGAGTCACCCACCCTCACTTGGGAAGAAGAACTGCAACTGTTCCGGGCCGTGAAAGAAGCAGTGGGCGATCGTGCCGCTGTGATTGCCGGCACTGGCTCCAATTGCACCCGTGAGGCGATCGCGGCCACCCAAAGTGCTGCAACCCTTGGGCTAAACGGTAGCTTGCAAGTGGTGCCCTACTATAACAAGCCACCCCAGGAAGGGCTGTATGCTCATTTTCGGGCGATCGCTGAAGCCTGTCCCGACCTGCCCCTGATGCTGTACAACATCCCTGGGCGAACCGGTCAAAGCCTTCAACCCGAAACGGTTGCTAGACTGGCGTCACTCCCGAATGTGGTCGCCATCAAAGCAGCCAGTGGCAATGTTGAAGAAGTCAGCGCGCTGCGTCAGCTGCTGCCCGATTCCTTTGCCATCTACTCCGGTGATGACTCGCTCACCCTGCCGATGCTGGCAGTCGGTGCCCAAGGCGTGGTTAGCGTTGCCAGCCATCTGGTTGGACCCCAGCTGCAAGCCCTCATCCAAGCGTTCGAAGCAGGGAATGTGGCACGAGCGCAACAGTTGCACCATCAGCTCTACCCGCTGTTTAAGGCGTTGTTCCTGACCACCAATCCCATCCCTGTGCGAGCGGCTATGGAATTGCTGGGCTGGTCAATCGGGCTTCCTCGTCTGCCCTTGGTGCCTGCGAGCGCAGAAATTCGTCAAGCGCTGGCGAGTTGTTTAACGGAACTCGGTCTTTACACCGCTTAGCAAGTTCCCCAAGTTTGTCCTTTCTTTTACTTGTTGACTCTCAAGCCTATGCCTTCTCAAAAACCCATCATCGTCTCCAAAACCAGTGCTGCTGCTAGCTCTAGTTCTGACCGGCTGCGGATTATTCCCTTGGGCGGTCTTCACGAGATTGGCAAGAACACTTGTATCTACGAAGTCGGCGATGAAATTCTGCTGGTTGATGCTGGGTTAGCCTTCCCGACGGATGGGATGCATGGTGTAAATGTCGTGCTGCCCGACATGACCTACCTACGGGAAAATCAGCATCGCATTAAGGCGATGGTGGTCACCCATGGTCACGAAGACCACATCGGTGGCATTCCCTTTCACTTGCGTCAGCTCGACATCCCGATCATCTATGGGCCACGTCTGGCGATGGCCTTGCTTGCCGGGAAGTTGGAGGAAGCCGGTGTTGTTGGCCGCGCCAATGTCAAAACCGTGCAACCCCGCGAAGTGGTGCGCATTGGTCAAAACTTCCTAGTCGAGTTCATTCGCAATACCCACTCGATCGCGGACAGTTTTACGCTGGCGATTCGCACACCCTTGGGTGTAGTGATTCACACCGGTGACTTTAAGTTCGACCACACGCCTGTGGATGGCGAAACCTTCGACATTCAACGGCTGGCAGATTACGGCGAACAAGGCGTTCTCTGTCTGGTCAGTGATTCGACCAACGCGGAGCTTCCCGGCTTCACGCCGTCTGAACGATCGGTTTTCCCCAATCTCGATCGTGCCTTTTCCCAGGCACAGGGTCGCTTGATTGTTACGACCTTTGCCTCATCGGTGCACCGGGTCAACATGATCCTCGAGCTGGCGAAGAAGCATGGTCGCAAAGTCACAGTCCTAGGGCGATCGATGCTCAACGTCATCGCTCATGCCCGCAATTTGGGCTACATCCATTGCAGCGATGATCTGTTCCTGCCCCCGAAGGAGCTACGGGATCATCCCGATCGCGACGTGCTGATTTTGACCACCGGCAGCCAAGGCGAGCCGCTGGCAGCCCTGACGCGGATTGCGCGACAAGAGCATCCACAGGTCAAGATTCGCCAAGGCGACACGGTGATCTTCTCGGCCAACCCAATTCCGGGCAACACCATCTCTGTGGTCAACACGATTGACCAACTGATGATGCAGGGTGCTCACGTTGTTTACGGCAAGGGTGCCGGCATCCACGTTTCGGGACACGGCTGCCAAGAAGACCAAAAGCTGATGATCGCGCTGACCAAGCCGAAGTTCTTCGTGCCGGTCCACGGCGAGCACCGGATGTTGGTACAGCACTGCAAAACGGCCCAATCGATGGGCGTGCCGCCGGAACACATGATCGTGATCGACAACGGCGACACGGTGGAGCTGACGCCGGAATCGATTGGTTTGGGCGATCGCGTCACCGCTGGGATTGAACTGGTCGATACCTCTCGTACGGGTTTGGTGGATGGCAAGGCGCTCAAAGAGCGTCAGCAGCTGGCCGAAGACGGCTTAGTCTCCCTGTCGGCACTGGTCAATAGCCAAGGTCAACTCGTCGACGCTCCCACGGTTCATCTACGGGGTGTTGTCACCTCGGCAGACCCGCGTCGCGTCAGCGTTTGGGCACAAAAAGAAGTGGAAATGGCGCTCGACAATCGTTGGGCTGACTA
Protein-coding regions in this window:
- the cobG gene encoding precorrin-3B synthase, with the translated sequence MSWLTQANACPGVFYGTRAQDGFLLRIRIPAGTLHLNQLKVIANLLTTLQCDQVQVTNRANLQIRGVQRAIDSSELNQLQAVGLAATHPQTDHLRNLMASPTAGIDPEELLDTRPYIQQIDQFLQQHPEYGELSAKFSIGLDGGGSVGIGTRSPVAWEHRLNDVQLTAIQTNQQEIPFLLQLAVKKQLIDTGYIITPDQLLPTIATLTAIYYEYSNQEVKAGRQGKPRLHSLIESWGLEQFLQVIQERSRQSLETTQQSLPVSQPYRQFGFYPQSNPDLFYLGIRSFLGQITGLQLTALIQILEALNCQEIRLTPWQSLIVPNLNKSEVIEAQQRFQELGFATTAKEPVIIACAGHPVCQAAIVPTQPLAERLQQAIDQVCQALDPINIHISACSKFCAQSSPAEITILAADSPEEQKPNERYNIFFGDSDRFDRISGPSLSFHQVISFITEVLKRYQKHRQSTSESLVQFLLRSQFDLNTIVPVLL
- a CDS encoding bifunctional cobalt-precorrin-7 (C(5))-methyltransferase/cobalt-precorrin-6B (C(15))-methyltransferase, translating into MDTPSLTPWLSIVGISEEGWLALTPIAQQCILQADILVGSDRHFDLLPSLPGAEQWRWGSPFSATITQILERRGQSICILASGDPMCYGVGSLLAQRLPLTELQILPAPSAFSLACSRLGWALPEVETLSLCGRDPALLNALLYPGAKILALSADRSTPATIAEQLCQQGWGSSRLTVLEHLGGPKERKISEIAEHWSQPTIASLNTVAIECHARDRDLIVPPRLTGLPDAAYHHDGQLTKREVRAITLAALAPLPGQLLWDVGAGCGSIGIEWMRSDRRCRAIAIEQHPQRLQIITQNAIALGVPNLQVVAGSAPATLSGLPQPDAIFIGGGVTAPGVLDQCWQALPMGGRLVVNAVTLESEQVVLAGQQRWGGDLIRVAVQRAEPIGRFLGWKSLAPITQWTVKKTA
- the sigC gene encoding RNA polymerase sigma factor SigC — its product is MTAAYFTHSTEYEAVSSDVANLSETPSSEAVETAVSSRQSTDLIRLYLQDIGRVRLLGRDEEVSEARWVQRYMQLLAVRNCVAVEEGGVLKDYVDLQEGRDRLTAQLGHRPSFEAWAKIVDCSLTELRQALQLGLHRWAEVCQLDLEELKQVCKEGQRAKDHMIKANLRLVVSVAKKYQNRGLELLDLVQEGTLGLERAVEKFDPTKGYRFSTYAYWWIRQGITRAIATQSRTIRLPVHVTEKLNRIKKAQRKIAQTKGRTANLEEIAQELEMTPDQVREVLLRVPKSISLETRVGKEKDTELGDLLETTDFTPEERLTQESLSNDLQRLLLELNHRERDVIRMRFGLRDGQIYSLAEIGQVLDLSRERVRQIEAKALQKLRHPRRRNQIRDYLELLH
- a CDS encoding aspartate-semialdehyde dehydrogenase — its product is MLFGVRRLSLSQGYRVAILGATGAVGTELLQILEERQFPIAELRLLASPRSAGQTLTFAGETLTIQEATPSAFQGLDIVLASAGGSTSKALAEAIVAAGAVMIDNSSAFRMDPTVPLVVPEVNPEAAAQHQGIIANPNCTTILMAIALWPLQQRHPIRRIVVSTYQSASGAGARAMAEVQEQSRAILAGQPAIAEILPYPLAFNLFPHNSPLTESGYCEEELKMLNESRKIFGLPDLKLTATCVRVPVLRAHSEAINVEFTEPFSVAEAREAIAAAPGARLLEDWDRNYFPMPIEASGEDDVLVGRIRQDLSEPNALELWICGDQIRKGAALNAVQIAELLVKRQWLRSPALTH